Sequence from the Microbacterium sp. AZCO genome:
GATGGACCGGCCGGCGTGACTTGATAGGAGCGTGGCATCGCCCCCCGACTGAGGTTTGTCCGCCGACCGGCCCAACCTGTCCCATTCGGATTCAGGAAGGAGACGATTCCCATGGTGATCGTCATCGGCGCGGATGTCCACAAGGCCACACACACCTTCGTTGCGGTCGACGAAGTCGGCCGCAGACTCGGCGAGAAGACCGTGAGAGCCACGACTGGCGGCCACGAGGCGGCGTTGCGGTGGGCCAGGCGCGAGCTTCCCGGCGAGTTGCGGTGGGGTATCGAGGACTGCCGTCACCTGTCGGCGCGGCTCGAGCGTGACCTGCTCGCGGCGGGGCAGGACGTGGTGCGGGTGCCGCCGAAGCTGATGGCCCAGTCCCGCGCATCCAGCCGGGAGCGGGGCAAGTCCGACCCGATCGACGCGATGGCCGTGGCCCGCGCGGTGCTGCGTGAGCCCGGTCTCCCGGTCGCGTCGCACGACGAGTCGACCCGCGAACTGAAGCTGCTGGTCGACCGCAGAGAAGACCTGGTCAGCGAAAGGACCCGTCAGATCAACCGGCTCCGCTGGCATCTGCACGAACTGGATCCTGAGTTCGATGTTCCGGTGAAGGGGTTCGCGATCGGCAAGCAACGGCGACGGGTCGCTGACTGGCTGGACGGCCGCACCGGCCTGGTCGCTGAGCTGGCGCGTGACATCCTCGCCGATATCGGGCAGGGCAGCATCCGGATCGACGATCTCGAGAAGAGGATCACCGCGCTGGTGCAGGACCGCTACCGGCACCTTCTCGCGATCCCCGGCTGCGGGCCCCTCACCGCCGCGAAGATCGCCGGGGAGACCGCGAACGTCAACCGGTTCCGGTCCGAAGCATGCTTCGCGATGAACGCAGGCGTCGCACCGCTCCCGGTCTGGTCAGGGAACACCCGCGGCAGAGTCCGGATGAGCCGCACCGGCAATCGACAACTCAACGCAGCCCTTCACCGCATCGCAGTCACCCAGATCCGCCTCGACGGCCTCGGCCGCGCGTACTACCGCAAACGCCTCGACCACGGCGACTCCACCGTCGAAGCCCTCCGCTGCCTGAAACGCCGCCTCTGCCGCATCGTGTTCCACGCCCTTCACGCCGACCAACGACCCGCCCACATTCCCTCCAGCCTCCCCCTCACGGCCTGAAACTTGACATAGGAGAAACTCATGAATGGACTGGGTGGACGAGCGGCGACGATCAACGACGTCGCCGTCGCCGCGGGGGTGTCCCGCGCGGCCGTCTCCAAGGTGCTGCGCGACGCGTACGGCGTGAGCGATTCCATGCGCGAGCGGGTCACCGCCGCCATGACCGAGCTCAACTACCGTCCGCGCGTGGCGGCGCGAGCCATGCGCGGCCGCACCTTCACGTTCGGCATCGAGTTGCCCGACTTCAGCAACCAGTTCTTCACCCGCATGCTCACGGGGGCTCTGCAGGCACTCGAAGAGACGCGGTACCAGGTTGTCATCGCGCCCGCCGAGCGCGGATCGCGCTACGGCCTTCGGGCGATCGAGGCTCTCGTCGACCGGCAGGTCGACGGCGTCGTCGCGGTCGCGCCGCGGGCGACGCCGGAGTCGCTGGAGCGGATCGCCGCGCACACGCCACTCGTGATGTTCGGTCGCCACGACACCTCCGACGACTACGACACGGTCGCGGGCGACGACGTCGCCGGAGCCGTGCTCGCGATGGAGCACCTGCTCGGGCTCGGGCACACCGACATCGCCCACCTCACGCTGCCCGAAGCCGACGTCGACCTCTCGTCTCCCCACGGACTCCGCCGCACGACGTACCTCTCGACGATGGCGGAGCGAGGGCTCGCCGACCGAGCCGTCATCATCACGTCGGACGAGGGGCAGGATGCCGCGTACCGGGCGACGGCACAGGCCCTCTCCGACGGGCTGCGCTCCACGGCGATCTTCGCCGCGCACGACGAGCTCGCCATCGGTGCGCTCCGCGCCATCACGGAGGCCGGGCGCACCGTGTCCGTCGTCGGCTACGACGACGTGCCGATCGCCTCCTACCCCGGCATCGGGCTGACCACGGTGCACCAGCCCGGCGTCGAGATGGGCGTGCGCTCGATCGGACTGCTCCTGGAGCGCCTCGACGGACGCACCGAGGCCGTGCACGAAGTCTTCGATCCGGAATTGATCGTGCGGTCGTCGGCGAAGGCCGTCTGAGGGCGGGTCAGCCCTTGACGGCTGTATGTCGTGCGTAGCGGCCATTGCCGCTTTGCTACGACGGCGCGACTCGGCGACGCTCGACCGTCCGCTCGGCCAGCGCCATGAGCCCGAGCACGGCCGCCGCGATCACCAGTGCCACCAGAGCGGGAACCGCTGCGAGCAGCGGAATCGATACGAGGATGACAGCGGCCTCGCCGATCCGGAAGGCCGGCACGCCATCGCCGATCAGCCGGGCGAAGAGCGCCGTGCCGGCCGCGAATGCCGCGATCCCGACGCCCAGGGCGATGGCGCCGAACCAGCCCAGATGGTCCCATTCGCTCACGTGCTTCATCGCCTCTTCGATACCGAGGGCCACAACGATGATGCCCGCGATGATCAGCAGATGCGTGTACGAGTAGGCGTCCGCCGCGAGGATGGCTCGTGCATGCTCGTCCCGCTCCGCGAGCCGGCGCTCACCCTGACCCGCGAGCCGTGCGAAGTAGGACCACCAGAGGAGCACGGACACGACGATCGCAGCCGCGGAGCCGAGGATGATGGGCAGGTCGATGGGCTCGGCCGCCACCCCGACACCGATGGCGACGATCGATTCGCCGAGCGCGAGGATCACCACGAGCCCGTATCGTTCGGCCCAGTGCTCGACGGAGGGTATCCGCCAGCCGCGCCCCAGGGCTGAGCCGACGCGAGTAGCGACCAGGTCGTAGGCCATCGCCACGATCCACAGCCAGAGCTGGGTCTGCCCGCCGATGAGCGCACCGAAGAGAATGAGTGCGACCGCGGGGACGAGCGCACCGACGAAGATGAGGAGCTGGCGACGAAGTGCGGGGTCTGCGCGGGAGACGATCGCATAGATCGTGAGGTGCGCGAGCCGAACGATCGCGTACGCGCACGCGAAGACGAGCGGCCCGTACCAGCCACCCTCGAGATCCTCGTAGGCCTCGGGAATCGTGAGGGCGGCGACGAACACGGCGATCATCGTGACCGTCATCCCGATCCACAGCGGGGGCTGATCCACGGATGCCTGGTTCGAGATCCAGCTGAAGCCGACCCATGTCCACCACAGGAGCGACAGCACGACAAGGGCCTGCACGACGCCGAGCGCGCTGTGCGTCTCGGCCATGAGGCGCGACACCTGCGTGAACGCGAAGACGTAGACGAGATCGAAGAACAGCTCGAAGGTCGTCACGCGAACCGGGTGCCCTCCCGGCTTCCGACCGGGGACCGGGATGCGGCCGCCGCCCGCGCCGGGCGACGCTTCAGCGTCTGCTCGATCCACAGCAGGAGTGTACGACCGGGGAAGCGGCGCCGGACACGCCGGTGCCACTCCGACCCGGATGCGCCGGAACGCTTGCGCCACCGACCGAAACGGACGAGCCTCCGTAGAGGGCCGCTCCACGGGCGGGACACGTCCGGGGAATCGACGAGCGGCGACGAGGGAGAGGAGTCGCGATGAGTCGCCTGGCGTTGGTGACGGGGGCCGCGCGGGGAATCGGGCGGGCGGTCGTCGACGAGCTCCTCGCCCGGGAGTATCGCGTCATCGCGACGGCGCGAGCCGCCGAGCAGCTCGCTGCTCTCGAGGACGAGATCGACTCCCCCGCCCTCGAGGTCGGGCTGCTCGATATCGAGGCACCCGACGTCCCGCACCGGGTGGAGGGGCTTCTGGGCGACCGTGCTCTTTCACTTCTCGTTCTCAACGCCGCTCGATTCGCGCCGTGGGACGAGACCGTCGGGAGCGCCGATCTGAGCCAGGCTCGCGCCGTCGTCGAGACGAACCTGTTCGGCTCGTGGGCCGTCGTCCAGGCGGCGCTTCCCGCGCTTCGCCGCGCCCGGGGCACCATCATCGGGGTGGGGAGCGGGGCCGGGTCCCACGGCGACCCGCGGTTCGGCCTCGCGAACGGCGGAGCAGCGAGCTATGCCGTGTCGAAGGCGGCGCTGCACGCGCTGCTGCACAAGCTGTCCAGCGAGGTGGCCGGTGACGGCATTCAGGTTCATGTCGCCGATCCCGGGCTCACGGCGACGAGTCCCGGGATGGAGGAATTCGGCGCTCGTCCCGTGCCCGACGGCGCGCGAAGCATCCTGGCTCCGCTCGACGGCCACGCGGCCCCCGGTGTGCTCACGCGAGACGGCGCACCCCTCCCCTGGTAGAGGCCGGCCCGCAGACTCCGGCGCCCTTCAATGCAGCTGGTTCCGCAGTCGTAGCAGAGCGACGCGTGCGGTGGCGATATTCGCGGCAGGGTCGAGCAGTTCGGATGCCGCTCCGACGATGACGGCGGCGAGGATGCGACGCTCCTCGGGGCGGAAGGCGGGATCGCGGGTGCCGATGGCATCGGCGACGATCGCGCGGCACCGTTCTCGCACCGGGACGAGGGCGCCGTAGGCTCTCGCGAGGAGCTCCCCGTGCGCGGCCGTCAGCGCGGACCGGCGTCGTCGCATCTCCTCGTCGACCTGAGGCAGCCGCACGAGGCGCGCCGCGCCGGTGAGCAGCGGGATGTCCGCATCCGCGACGTATCGCTCCGCCTCCTCCTCGTCGACCGTGGGCTGATCGACACCGAGGAAGGCATCCTCTCGGGTCGGGAAGTGGTTGAAGAAGACGCGCTCCGACACACCCGCCCGCCGGCAGATCTCAGCGACGGTCACGCGCTCCCAGGGCAGCGCCTCGGCCGCGTCGAGCGCCGCTCGCTCGATGGCGGCGATGGTCCGACGACCTCGTGCGTTGGCGCCGCGCCTCACGATGCCACCATCAGCGCCGACTCGATGTGATCGATCGCACGCCGCGCGCCGTCCTCAGCGCGAAGTTCCTCTCCGAGTGCCGCTGCACGTCTCCGCATCCCGTCCTCGCCGAGCATGCGATCGATGGCGCTGCTGAGGCGATCGACCGTCAGCCGCCGACTTGTCACCGCCCTCGGTGCGACACCGAGTGCTTCTGCACGCCCGCCCCAGAAGAGCTGGTCGGCGCCGAAGGGCACGACGAACGTCGGGACCCCGGCGGCGAGGGCAGCCCCCGTCGTCCCGGCGCCGCCATGGTGGACCGTTGCGGCCACTCGCGGGAAGAGCCAGGAGTAGGGGACGGATGCCTCGACTCGCATGTTCTCGTCGGAGACGGCGCCCACGAGGCCGCCCCAACCCGTGAGGAGGACCGCGCGAACACCCACCCGGGTCACGGCATCGAGGACGACCTCGAAGAGTCTCTCGGGATCGCCGGGGATCATGCTGCCGAAGCCGATGCTGACAACAGGGCCAGACGCAGCCATGAACTCGCGCAGACCCGACGGGACGGCGTCCTCCGTGGCCGGAAGCGACCAGTAGCCCGTGGCGACGCGCGCCGTCCGGTCGTCGGATCGCACGGGGACGACGACGGGACTGAAGCCGTAGACGATCGAAGGCAGTGTCGACGACGACCCGCTCGTCACCCCGAGCGCCGTGCGGGCGGCCCGCTCGGGCGCTCGCGTCAGCATCCCCGTCCCCGCGCGTGTGGCTACGTGGGACAGGCGACGCCCAACCGGTCCGAACCTGCCGAGCTCGGCGCCGAGCGCACCGGGATATTCCGTGCTCGGCGCCTCGAGCGGCTGCAGGTGCGCGCGCAGAAGGGGTGCGCCCAGGGCATCCGCCACCGGACGGGCGAGCGCCATGCCGCCGATGCCGCTCACGACGAGGTCGGTGCCCGCCGCGAGATCGCGGACCTCCGGTGCCCAGGTGCGCGTGAGCTCCACCACGTGGCGGCTCATCTCCCGAAGCGACGCCTGGTCGGATCGTGCGGCGATGGACGTCCGGTCGATGCCGCGCAGCGCCCCGAACCGGATTCCTGCTCGCCGGAAGTCGACTGCGTAATCCTCGGGCGCCGCGGCGCGCACGACATGACCCCGCGACACCGCCTCGACGGCGAGGGCGAGGTAGGGCTCGACGCCCCCGCGTGTGTCGTTTGCGACGAAGGTGAGATCCACACCGTGATTATCTGCAGTAACTGCAGATAATGTCCAGATCCACCGAGCATCAGGGCAGCGGTTCCAGGCCCCCGGCGCGACCCCGGCCCCGCATTCCGATGATTGACTGGTGCGTATGGGCGCCGTCGCGATGTTCCCCTTGGGGAGCGTCCTCCTGCCGTACACGCCTCTCGTGCTGCGGGTCTTCGAGCCGCGTTACCTCACGATGATGGGGCGCCTGCTCGACGTGGACGATCCTGAGTTCGGCGTCGTGCTGATCGAGCGGGGACTCGAGTCCGGTGGAGGCGACGAGCGCTCATCCCTCGGCACGATGGCGCGCATCGTGCAGGTCGAGGCCGGCTCGGCGGACCTGTACGTGGTCGCGGTGGGCGGAGAGCGGATAGTCGTCGACCGCTGGCGTGAGGACGATCCGCACCCGGTCGCCGACGTGACGAGGATGGAGCCGCTCATCTGGGACGACGCGCTCGCGCCGCTGCACCGTGAGGCCGAGCGGGTGGTGCGCCGCCTCGCGAGTATCGCCTCCGTGCTCGACGAGGCGCGCTGGGATCCCGCCACCCCGATCTCCGACGATCCGGTGGAGTCGTCCTGGCAGCTCGCCGCGATCGCTCCCCTGAGCGAGTACGACCGTTTCCGGCTGCTGAAGTCGACCACGCTCGGGGGCCTGCTCCGCGGGGTCATCGACCTGTGCCTCGAGGAGGAGCCGGTCCTCATCGCGCGCGCCGCCGACGTCCGCGACGCGGATGACGATGACCTCTGACGCGGGATGGAGAGCTCCGCCCTGACGATAGGCCCGCGCCGCCCGGCGTCAAGGGGATCGTCCCCGCGGCGGGCAGTGCCTAGCGTCCCCGTATGAGCGACGAAGAGAAGAACCGCATCCTGGCCCATCACGACGACCCGGCATCGCCGCCCGCCGGCTCCGGGCTCTCGGAGAGCGATGCCGTTCGCAAGGACGAGACGTACAGCCCGGCGAGCGAGACCGAGACCGAGGCGAAGCAGGACGATCCCCTCCCCGACACGCTCGACGACGACATCGACACCGACCAGATCATCGTCACCCCGGGTACCGGCGGCCCCGACGACGCGGGCGACATCGAGGTCGATCCCGACGATCTGAACCTTCCCGGGCGGTCGTGACCGCGGGTCACCGGACCGTGCCGGTCGGCGGGCGGTCCGGTGACAGGTTCGGCAGCGCACGCGTGCCGAACTCGTGCTGCAGGGCGCTCCGTGCCGCGAACCAGCCGGCGAGTCCGTGCACGCCCGGGCCGGGGGCCACGGATGCCGAGGCGAGGTAGACGCCGGGTATCGGCGTCCTCCACGGGTCGGTGCTGATGACGGGTCGGCGGATCAGCTGCCAGAGCGACGGCGCACCGGCGGCGATGTCTCCGCCCGGATAGTTCGGATTGTGCCGCTCGACATCGACGGCGGTGCGGGAGTGGGTGCTGATGATCGTGTCGCGGAAGCCCGGGGCGAAGCGCTCGATCTGGCGGATCACGGCCTCCTGCCGGTCGGCCGTGCTCCCGGCCGGGACGTGCGTGTACGTCCACAGCGTGTGCTGTCCGGCCGGCGCGCGGCTCGCGTCGAAGAGCGTCGGCTGCGACACGAGCACGTAGGGCCGGTCCGGGAGGCGCCCCGCATTGACCTCGTTCTCCGAGTGCGCCACCTCGTCGCGGGTTCCCCCGACGTGGACGGTGCCCGCGCGCCGGACCTCTGGGTGGGTCCAGGGCACGGGCTCGCTCAGCGCGAAGTCCACCTTCGCCACGGCTCCGCCGTACCGGAACGACTCCAGCGTCCGGCGGTAATGAGAGGGCAGATGTCCGGCCGCCATGGTCAGAAGGGCTCGCGGAGTGACGTCGAGGAGCGTCGCCCGTGCGGACGGCAGCTCGTCGAGGCTCCGGATCTCCTGCCCCAGCACGAGCTCGCCGCCGTGCGATCGCAGGTCGTCGACCATCGCGTCGATGATGGCCTGACTTCCGCCGATCGGGATGGGCCAACCGCGCGCATGCGCGTACGTGCCGAGGGCGAGACCCGCCGCGGCCGCGGCGATGCTCGGCTGCGGCAGGATCGTGTGAGCGGCGACCCCCGTGAGAAGCGCGGGCGCAGCCTCCTCGCGGAACCTCGCGTTCCATGCCACGCTGCCTTGCTCGATCGCGCGGAGTCCGAGGGCGACCGGTGCCCCGATGGAGCGCGGCACGCGCAGCAGCGACGATCCGGTGAACTCGGCGACCTCTCCCGCTCGTTCCACGAGGGGCTTCATCAGCTGCTCGTAGGCGCGGCCGTCAACGCCGAGCTCGTCCCGTGTGCGAGCGAGGTCGCGGTACGCCAGTGCGGCCCTCCCTCCATCGAGCGGCTGAGCGAACGAGACGTCGGGAGTCGCGAAGGAGATCCGCTGCGCCAGACCGAACTCCCGGAAGAACCGCGACTCGAAGGCGAGCGGATGCACCGCGGAGCACACGTCGTGCAGGAAGCCGGGCAGCGTGAGCTCGCGCGTGGCGGCTCCGCCGCCCGCCTGGTCCGCGCGCTCGTAGACGCGCACCGCAAGGCCCGCACGAGCCATCGTGACCGCGGCGGCCAGGCCGTTGGGTCCGGCGCCGACGACGACGACGTCCAGCTCGATGCGGCGGCTCACGACGCGCCGGTCACTCGTCGGCCGGTCCGTCCTCGCCGGAAGCCGCGAGCTCGCGGTCGGCCGTCGTCGCGCCGACCGGGCGGGCCGACTTCCCCTCCGCGAGATACGCCAGGCGGTGCAGGGTCTCGGCATTGCGCCACTGCAGCAGGATGTCGAGCAGAGGCGCCGGAATGAAGCGCCCCGGCCCCGACACCGCCTCCTCCTGGATGCGCACCACGCAGCCCTTTCCCCGGTCCTTGACGTCGAGCGTCACACGGGCTTCGCCGATGGGCCACCCCCGCGCTCGCATGACCATCCGGCGGGGCGGACTCCACTCCTCCACGACGGTGGCGTCGTCGATGAGCGCCGGCCAGACCCCGAATGAATGGTGAAGCGCCGAGCCCTCACGCGGCCAGTCCTTCCCGACCTCGCGCATGCGCGACGCTCCTACGACCCAGGACGGGTACAGCCATCCGTCGCCCAGCACCCGGAAGACATCCTCGACCGAGCACCGCAGCTCTCTGACGTTTCGTGACATCGTGCTCCCTCGCTGATCCGGCCGTCCTCGTTCGACCGTAGGGCGGATGGATGCCGCGCCCGAACCGGTTGCATCGATCCGCCGGATGTGATCCACGGTGGCCCTCGCCGCTGTCCGCTGCCCGGCACATGTCGCTGTCACCCTCGCCCTCACCCCCCGTGAGTGGCTCCACGGATTTCGGGCGTAGAGTGACTGCCCTTGGAGAAGCGAGCCTCACCGGCGCGTTCGACGGAGGTTCTGTGGCCGGAAATGCAACGACCCGATTCGAAAACGTATCCCTGCTCTCGGTTGCGAGCACCCTGCCCGGTCGGGTGACCACATCAGACGACATCGAGTCTCGCCTCGGGGCTGCGCTCACTCGGCTCAAGCTCCCCAGCGGACTTCTGCAGCGCGTCGCGGGCGTCCGAGAGCGCCGCAACTGGGCGCCCGGCGAGTCCGCCGACACCGCCACCATCGCGGCCGGCACGCGCGCGCTGGCTCAGGCGGGGGTCGAGCCCGCCAGTGTCGGCCTCCTGATCAACACGTCGGTGACCCGCAAGCACCTCGAGCCCTCCGTCGCCGTGCGGATCCATCACGGCCTGGGCATGCCCAGCTCCGCCATCAACTTCGATGTCGCCAACGCCTGCCTGGGCTTCGTGAGCGGCATGAGTCTCGCGGCCGGCATGATCGACTCGGGTCAGATCCGGTACGCGATCGTCGTGAACGGCGAAGACGCGGACGAGATCCAGATCAACACGATCGAGCGGCTGCTGCAGCCGAATGTCGACCGAGCGGCCTTCATGAGCGAGTTCGCGACGCTCACGCTCGGCTCGGGGGCGGCTGCAGCCGTGCTCGGCCGCGCGGACGAGCATCCGGAGGGGCACCGCATCGTGGGCGGGGTCACGCGCGCCGCGACGCAATTCCATGACCTGTGCGTCGGCAGCGTGGACGGGATGTTCACGGACGCGAAGGCGCTGCTCAAGGGCGGCCTCGATCTCGTCGTCTCGGCATGGAAGGAGGCGGGACCCCGGTGGAACTGGTCGTCGATGGATCGCTACATCACGCATCAGGTCTCCTCGGTGCACACGAACGCCATCATCAAGGCCGCGAAGCTCGACCGCAGTCGTGTGCCGACGACGTTCCCCAGGCTCGGCAACGTCGGACCCGCGTCGATCCCGATCACGCTCGTCGAGCAACAGGCGACGCTCCGCCGGGGGGATCGCGTGCTGCTGATGGGGGTGGGCTCCGGCCTCAACACGGCGATGATGGAGCTCGCGTGGTGATGGCATCGGCATCGTGACGCGGGAAGCGGCGACTCCGCCCCCACACCTCCCCGGACTCGACGCCCGCTTCAGCCGCGTCGCGGCGGTGCCTGGCCGGGGGATGGATGCGGGACTGAGTCGCACCTGGCACTATCTCGACAACGGAGAGGCGCTTGCCGATCTGGGGGTGCCGATCGCGGGGACGATCGTGGCGGTTCACGGCAACCCCACGTGGTCGTACCTCTGGCGGAACCTCGTCGCCGAATCCGCGCGGAGCGCCGCGGAAGGCGGCCCCGCGTGGCGGGTCGTGGCGGTCGATCAGCTCGAGATGGGGTTCTCCGAGCGCACCGGCATCCACCGCCCACTCGCCCAGCGCGTCGCCGACCTCGGAGCGTTCACCGACGCGCTCGCACTCGACGGCCCCGTCGTCACGCTCGGTCACGACTGGGGAGGCGTCGTGTCACTGGGCTGGGCGGTCGACCATCCGTCGACCATCGCCGGCGTGATGCTGCTCAACACCGCGATCTCCCAG
This genomic interval carries:
- a CDS encoding SDR family NAD(P)-dependent oxidoreductase, whose product is MSRLALVTGAARGIGRAVVDELLAREYRVIATARAAEQLAALEDEIDSPALEVGLLDIEAPDVPHRVEGLLGDRALSLLVLNAARFAPWDETVGSADLSQARAVVETNLFGSWAVVQAALPALRRARGTIIGVGSGAGSHGDPRFGLANGGAASYAVSKAALHALLHKLSSEVAGDGIQVHVADPGLTATSPGMEEFGARPVPDGARSILAPLDGHAAPGVLTRDGAPLPW
- a CDS encoding helix-turn-helix domain-containing protein: MRRGANARGRRTIAAIERAALDAAEALPWERVTVAEICRRAGVSERVFFNHFPTREDAFLGVDQPTVDEEEAERYVADADIPLLTGAARLVRLPQVDEEMRRRRSALTAAHGELLARAYGALVPVRERCRAIVADAIGTRDPAFRPEERRILAAVIVGAASELLDPAANIATARVALLRLRNQLH
- a CDS encoding LON peptidase substrate-binding domain-containing protein codes for the protein MGAVAMFPLGSVLLPYTPLVLRVFEPRYLTMMGRLLDVDDPEFGVVLIERGLESGGGDERSSLGTMARIVQVEAGSADLYVVAVGGERIVVDRWREDDPHPVADVTRMEPLIWDDALAPLHREAERVVRRLASIASVLDEARWDPATPISDDPVESSWQLAAIAPLSEYDRFRLLKSTTLGGLLRGVIDLCLEEEPVLIARAADVRDADDDDL
- a CDS encoding NAD(P)/FAD-dependent oxidoreductase; amino-acid sequence: MSRRIELDVVVVGAGPNGLAAAVTMARAGLAVRVYERADQAGGGAATRELTLPGFLHDVCSAVHPLAFESRFFREFGLAQRISFATPDVSFAQPLDGGRAALAYRDLARTRDELGVDGRAYEQLMKPLVERAGEVAEFTGSSLLRVPRSIGAPVALGLRAIEQGSVAWNARFREEAAPALLTGVAAHTILPQPSIAAAAAGLALGTYAHARGWPIPIGGSQAIIDAMVDDLRSHGGELVLGQEIRSLDELPSARATLLDVTPRALLTMAAGHLPSHYRRTLESFRYGGAVAKVDFALSEPVPWTHPEVRRAGTVHVGGTRDEVAHSENEVNAGRLPDRPYVLVSQPTLFDASRAPAGQHTLWTYTHVPAGSTADRQEAVIRQIERFAPGFRDTIISTHSRTAVDVERHNPNYPGGDIAAGAPSLWQLIRRPVISTDPWRTPIPGVYLASASVAPGPGVHGLAGWFAARSALQHEFGTRALPNLSPDRPPTGTVR
- a CDS encoding IS110 family transposase; this encodes MVIVIGADVHKATHTFVAVDEVGRRLGEKTVRATTGGHEAALRWARRELPGELRWGIEDCRHLSARLERDLLAAGQDVVRVPPKLMAQSRASSRERGKSDPIDAMAVARAVLREPGLPVASHDESTRELKLLVDRREDLVSERTRQINRLRWHLHELDPEFDVPVKGFAIGKQRRRVADWLDGRTGLVAELARDILADIGQGSIRIDDLEKRITALVQDRYRHLLAIPGCGPLTAAKIAGETANVNRFRSEACFAMNAGVAPLPVWSGNTRGRVRMSRTGNRQLNAALHRIAVTQIRLDGLGRAYYRKRLDHGDSTVEALRCLKRRLCRIVFHALHADQRPAHIPSSLPLTA
- a CDS encoding LacI family DNA-binding transcriptional regulator produces the protein MNGLGGRAATINDVAVAAGVSRAAVSKVLRDAYGVSDSMRERVTAAMTELNYRPRVAARAMRGRTFTFGIELPDFSNQFFTRMLTGALQALEETRYQVVIAPAERGSRYGLRAIEALVDRQVDGVVAVAPRATPESLERIAAHTPLVMFGRHDTSDDYDTVAGDDVAGAVLAMEHLLGLGHTDIAHLTLPEADVDLSSPHGLRRTTYLSTMAERGLADRAVIITSDEGQDAAYRATAQALSDGLRSTAIFAAHDELAIGALRAITEAGRTVSVVGYDDVPIASYPGIGLTTVHQPGVEMGVRSIGLLLERLDGRTEAVHEVFDPELIVRSSAKAV
- a CDS encoding glycosyltransferase, whose product is MDLTFVANDTRGGVEPYLALAVEAVSRGHVVRAAAPEDYAVDFRRAGIRFGALRGIDRTSIAARSDQASLREMSRHVVELTRTWAPEVRDLAAGTDLVVSGIGGMALARPVADALGAPLLRAHLQPLEAPSTEYPGALGAELGRFGPVGRRLSHVATRAGTGMLTRAPERAARTALGVTSGSSSTLPSIVYGFSPVVVPVRSDDRTARVATGYWSLPATEDAVPSGLREFMAASGPVVSIGFGSMIPGDPERLFEVVLDAVTRVGVRAVLLTGWGGLVGAVSDENMRVEASVPYSWLFPRVAATVHHGGAGTTGAALAAGVPTFVVPFGADQLFWGGRAEALGVAPRAVTSRRLTVDRLSSAIDRMLGEDGMRRRAAALGEELRAEDGARRAIDHIESALMVAS
- a CDS encoding SRPBCC family protein, producing MSRNVRELRCSVEDVFRVLGDGWLYPSWVVGASRMREVGKDWPREGSALHHSFGVWPALIDDATVVEEWSPPRRMVMRARGWPIGEARVTLDVKDRGKGCVVRIQEEAVSGPGRFIPAPLLDILLQWRNAETLHRLAYLAEGKSARPVGATTADRELAASGEDGPADE
- a CDS encoding low temperature requirement protein A, producing the protein MDRADAEASPGAGGGRIPVPGRKPGGHPVRVTTFELFFDLVYVFAFTQVSRLMAETHSALGVVQALVVLSLLWWTWVGFSWISNQASVDQPPLWIGMTVTMIAVFVAALTIPEAYEDLEGGWYGPLVFACAYAIVRLAHLTIYAIVSRADPALRRQLLIFVGALVPAVALILFGALIGGQTQLWLWIVAMAYDLVATRVGSALGRGWRIPSVEHWAERYGLVVILALGESIVAIGVGVAAEPIDLPIILGSAAAIVVSVLLWWSYFARLAGQGERRLAERDEHARAILAADAYSYTHLLIIAGIIVVALGIEEAMKHVSEWDHLGWFGAIALGVGIAAFAAGTALFARLIGDGVPAFRIGEAAVILVSIPLLAAVPALVALVIAAAVLGLMALAERTVERRRVAPS
- a CDS encoding 3-oxoacyl-ACP synthase III yields the protein MAGNATTRFENVSLLSVASTLPGRVTTSDDIESRLGAALTRLKLPSGLLQRVAGVRERRNWAPGESADTATIAAGTRALAQAGVEPASVGLLINTSVTRKHLEPSVAVRIHHGLGMPSSAINFDVANACLGFVSGMSLAAGMIDSGQIRYAIVVNGEDADEIQINTIERLLQPNVDRAAFMSEFATLTLGSGAAAAVLGRADEHPEGHRIVGGVTRAATQFHDLCVGSVDGMFTDAKALLKGGLDLVVSAWKEAGPRWNWSSMDRYITHQVSSVHTNAIIKAAKLDRSRVPTTFPRLGNVGPASIPITLVEQQATLRRGDRVLLMGVGSGLNTAMMELAW